The following proteins come from a genomic window of Flavobacterium crocinum:
- a CDS encoding phytoene/squalene synthase family protein: MKSLFDAVSFKCSKLVTKNYSSSFSIAVKILSPSIRDAIYSIYGFVRFADEIVDSFHDYEKEYLIDDFEKEYYKAMELGISLNPILNSFQHTVKEYNITDDLVQAFLKSMKLDLIKSTYNTQTEYADYIYGSADVVGLMCLKVFVAGKEHKYEQLKAEAMRLGSAFQKVNFLRDLKDDNTILNRTYFPGVNLNNFNEDSKTQIIKEIEEDFRIAYQGIVKLPIEAKFGVYTAYVYYRKLLKKLKNTPSHEIGNARIRVSNYTKAGLLAQSFVTYKLKLV, encoded by the coding sequence ATGAAATCACTATTCGACGCCGTTTCTTTCAAATGCAGTAAGCTGGTTACCAAAAACTACAGCTCTTCATTTTCGATTGCCGTAAAAATTTTGTCACCAAGTATACGCGATGCCATTTACAGTATTTACGGATTTGTTCGCTTTGCTGACGAAATTGTAGACTCTTTTCACGATTATGAAAAAGAATACTTAATCGACGATTTCGAAAAAGAATACTACAAAGCAATGGAATTAGGAATCAGCCTAAACCCTATTTTAAATTCTTTTCAGCATACTGTAAAAGAATACAATATCACCGATGATCTCGTTCAGGCTTTTTTAAAAAGTATGAAACTTGATCTTATAAAATCAACTTACAACACCCAAACCGAATATGCCGATTATATTTACGGTTCAGCAGATGTTGTGGGTCTAATGTGCTTAAAGGTTTTTGTTGCTGGAAAAGAGCATAAATACGAGCAATTGAAAGCAGAAGCCATGCGTTTAGGATCAGCTTTTCAGAAAGTGAATTTTTTGAGGGATTTAAAAGACGACAACACCATTTTAAACCGGACTTATTTTCCAGGCGTTAATCTTAACAATTTCAATGAAGATTCAAAAACGCAAATCATCAAAGAAATAGAAGAAGATTTCCGCATTGCTTATCAGGGAATTGTAAAATTGCCTATCGAAGCCAAATTCGGAGTTTATACAGCTTATGTTTACTACAGAAAACTGCTCAAAAAACTTAAAAATACACCATCGCACGAAATTGGAAATGCGAGAATTAGAGTTTCTAATTATACAAAAGCGGGACTTTTGGCACAGTCGTTTGTGACTTATAAGCTGAAGCTGGTGTAA
- a CDS encoding sterol desaturase family protein — protein MISFLIFIGVFLFMECVTWLTHKYVMHGFMWYFHADHHQPKYEDTFERNDIFFVIFAIPSILLFYFGVQGGFNYLFFIACGVTLYGVCYFLIHDVLIHQRFKWFKNTKNKYLIGLRKAHKIHHKHLGKEKGECFGMLFVPFKYYKM, from the coding sequence ATGATTTCTTTTTTAATCTTTATAGGCGTTTTTCTGTTTATGGAATGTGTTACCTGGCTTACGCACAAATACGTAATGCACGGTTTTATGTGGTATTTTCATGCCGATCACCATCAACCGAAATACGAGGATACATTTGAACGCAACGACATTTTCTTTGTCATTTTTGCCATTCCGAGTATTCTCCTGTTTTATTTTGGTGTTCAGGGCGGATTTAATTATTTGTTTTTCATTGCATGCGGTGTTACGCTTTATGGCGTTTGTTATTTTTTAATTCACGATGTTTTGATTCATCAGCGTTTTAAATGGTTTAAAAACACGAAAAACAAATACCTCATCGGACTGAGAAAAGCGCATAAAATACACCACAAACACCTTGGAAAAGAAAAAGGAGAATGTTTCGGAATGTTGTTTGTACCATTTAAGTATTATAAAATGTAA
- a CDS encoding SRPBCC family protein, whose product MKLYKIATVQYVNASVEDCWDFFSSPKNLQTITLDNMNFEIKDFDEKRMYHGQIITYTLRPLLGIKISWVTEITACKENQYFIDVQRFGPYKLWHHKHFFERTPDGGTKMTDIVHYALPLGILGRLMNKLIVRNKLKTIFDFRYNKIEELFNSKSQPKIIQINAEQKSI is encoded by the coding sequence ATGAAACTATACAAAATAGCAACCGTTCAATATGTAAATGCCAGCGTTGAAGACTGCTGGGATTTTTTCTCCAGTCCAAAAAACCTGCAGACTATTACGCTTGATAATATGAATTTTGAAATTAAAGATTTTGACGAAAAGCGAATGTATCACGGACAAATTATAACTTATACTTTAAGACCGCTTTTAGGAATCAAAATTTCCTGGGTTACTGAAATCACTGCCTGTAAAGAAAACCAGTATTTTATCGATGTTCAGCGCTTTGGGCCATATAAATTATGGCATCACAAACACTTTTTTGAACGAACTCCAGACGGCGGAACCAAAATGACAGATATCGTTCATTATGCACTTCCTCTTGGAATTTTGGGACGTTTAATGAATAAATTAATTGTTAGAAATAAACTGAAAACCATTTTTGATTTCAGATACAACAAGATCGAAGAATTGTTCAATTCCAAATCACAACCCAAGATTATTCAAATTAACGCAGAGCAAAAGAGTATATAA
- a CDS encoding cryptochrome/photolyase family protein, whose amino-acid sequence MTKQKVSFFWFRRDLRLEDNTGLFHALQSDFPVIPLFIFDDDILDNLPKNDARVSFINDSLQKINTELNTFGSSILIKKGKTTAVWKSLLEEFDIQNVFFNKDYEPFAIKRDIAISFLLKENNIESFSFKDHVIFEEKEITKSDGLPYTVYTPYKNKWLEKYHFSGSAPEYDSSSLVSNFAKNQFKFPDLAEIGFERSSIKVLPHNLTQIANYKETRDFPALDSTSYLSPHLRFGTVSIRKLVNWANRKNQTFLSELIWREFFIQILFSFPNCVNHNFKSAYDGIQWRNNEDDFKRWCEGNTGYPMVDAGMRQLNETGYMHNRVRMVVASFLCKHLLINWQWGEAYFAEKLLDFELASNVGNWQWAAGTGCDAAPYFRVFNPEIQQKKFDEKGEYIRKWIPEFDFGYAEPMVDHAFARDRAIATYKAGILK is encoded by the coding sequence ATGACAAAACAAAAAGTTTCCTTTTTCTGGTTTAGACGTGATTTACGTTTAGAAGACAATACCGGATTATTTCACGCTTTACAATCCGATTTTCCAGTAATTCCATTATTTATTTTTGATGATGATATTCTGGATAATTTACCAAAAAATGATGCGAGAGTAAGCTTTATCAACGATTCTCTTCAAAAAATAAATACCGAATTAAACACTTTCGGATCCTCCATTTTAATCAAAAAAGGAAAAACTACAGCTGTCTGGAAATCGCTTTTAGAAGAATTTGATATTCAAAATGTATTTTTCAACAAAGATTACGAACCGTTTGCCATCAAACGTGACATTGCCATTTCTTTTCTTTTAAAAGAAAATAATATCGAATCTTTCTCTTTCAAAGATCATGTTATCTTTGAAGAAAAAGAAATCACAAAATCCGACGGACTTCCATATACCGTTTATACTCCGTACAAAAATAAATGGCTAGAAAAATATCATTTTTCAGGTTCAGCTCCAGAATATGATTCTAGTTCGTTGGTATCCAATTTCGCAAAAAATCAATTTAAGTTTCCTGATTTAGCTGAAATTGGTTTTGAAAGAAGTTCAATAAAAGTCCTTCCGCACAACTTAACTCAAATTGCCAATTATAAAGAAACCCGGGATTTTCCCGCTTTAGACAGTACTTCTTATCTTTCTCCTCATTTGCGTTTCGGAACAGTGAGCATTCGTAAACTGGTAAATTGGGCTAACCGAAAAAATCAGACTTTTTTAAGTGAATTGATTTGGAGAGAATTCTTTATTCAGATTCTTTTTAGCTTTCCAAATTGCGTTAATCACAATTTCAAATCGGCTTACGACGGAATTCAATGGCGAAATAACGAAGACGATTTCAAACGCTGGTGCGAAGGAAATACAGGTTACCCAATGGTCGATGCTGGAATGCGACAGCTTAACGAAACGGGTTATATGCACAATCGTGTTCGTATGGTTGTGGCTAGTTTTCTCTGCAAACATTTATTAATTAACTGGCAATGGGGCGAAGCTTATTTTGCAGAAAAATTATTAGATTTTGAACTAGCTTCAAACGTCGGAAACTGGCAATGGGCAGCAGGAACAGGTTGCGATGCTGCGCCTTATTTCAGAGTTTTTAATCCCGAAATCCAACAAAAGAAATTTGATGAAAAAGGCGAATATATCCGCAAATGGATTCCTGAGTTTGATTTTGGTTACGCTGAACCTATGGTTGATCACGCGTTTGCAAGAGATCGCGCGATTGCTACTTATAAGGCGGGAATTTTGAAATAA
- a CDS encoding ABC1 kinase family protein yields MKTIDYIPTSKIERAGKLVQTGAKIGVNYIKHYAEKVVNPDLTRDKLNENNAEDIYDGLKSLKGSALKVAQMLSMDKNFLPQAYVEKFSLSQFSVPPLSAPLVLKTFKSNFGKTPYEIFDEFNPNSVNAASIGQVHLAKKNDKKLAVKIQYPGVANSISSDLALVKPIAIRMFNLQGKDSDKYFKEVEDKLIEETNYLLELKQSQEVVEACHKIENITFPNYYPEFSSEKIITMDWMTGIHLSEFTAKNFDQETGDKLGQALWDFYMYQIHVLRKVHADPHPGNFLVDDQNQLIALDFGCMKQIPDDFYTPYFELINKNVITDEKRFNEKLFELEILRPDDTPAEVEYFTEMFHDLLSLFTRPFQNETFDFADETFFNAIAELGKRFSEDTNLKKMNGNRGSKHFIYMNRTFFGLYNLMFDLKAKIVVENYLKY; encoded by the coding sequence ATGAAAACAATCGATTATATTCCAACTTCAAAAATAGAAAGAGCCGGAAAACTGGTTCAAACCGGAGCAAAAATTGGAGTAAACTACATTAAGCATTATGCCGAAAAAGTTGTAAATCCAGATTTGACCCGGGATAAACTAAACGAAAATAACGCCGAAGATATTTACGACGGACTAAAAAGCTTAAAGGGAAGTGCTCTTAAAGTGGCGCAGATGTTAAGCATGGACAAGAACTTCCTGCCTCAGGCTTATGTGGAGAAATTTTCGTTGTCACAGTTTTCTGTTCCACCTCTTTCTGCGCCTTTAGTTTTAAAAACATTTAAAAGCAATTTTGGCAAAACGCCTTATGAAATCTTCGATGAATTCAATCCGAATTCGGTAAATGCAGCGAGTATTGGTCAGGTACATTTGGCTAAGAAAAATGATAAAAAACTAGCGGTTAAAATTCAATATCCGGGTGTTGCCAATAGTATTTCTTCAGATTTGGCTTTGGTTAAGCCAATTGCGATCAGAATGTTTAATCTGCAGGGAAAAGATTCAGATAAATATTTTAAAGAGGTTGAAGACAAATTGATTGAAGAAACCAATTATTTGCTGGAATTAAAACAAAGCCAGGAAGTAGTTGAAGCCTGTCATAAAATTGAAAACATTACTTTTCCGAATTATTATCCAGAGTTTTCATCAGAGAAAATCATCACAATGGATTGGATGACAGGAATTCATCTTTCTGAATTTACTGCTAAAAACTTTGATCAGGAAACAGGAGATAAATTAGGACAGGCGCTTTGGGATTTTTATATGTACCAAATTCACGTTTTGCGAAAAGTTCACGCCGATCCGCATCCTGGAAACTTTTTGGTTGACGATCAAAATCAATTAATAGCATTGGATTTTGGCTGTATGAAGCAGATTCCCGATGATTTCTATACGCCGTATTTTGAACTGATTAATAAAAATGTAATTACAGATGAAAAACGTTTCAACGAAAAATTGTTCGAATTAGAAATTCTTCGTCCAGACGATACACCTGCTGAAGTAGAATATTTCACCGAAATGTTTCATGATTTGTTATCGCTTTTCACGAGACCTTTCCAAAACGAAACTTTCGATTTTGCCGATGAAACTTTCTTTAACGCTATCGCCGAATTAGGAAAACGTTTCTCTGAAGACACAAACTTGAAAAAAATGAACGGAAATCGTGGTTCTAAACATTTCATCTACATGAACCGCACTTTCTTCGGACTTTATAATTTAATGTTCGATTTGAAAGCGAAAATTGTAGTGGAGAATTATTTGAAATACTAG
- a CDS encoding TetR family transcriptional regulator C-terminal domain-containing protein yields the protein MATKKKVITKDDIVSIYMEEVLEKGQKPKSVYHFAKENDFTEAEFYSFFGTLEGLEKEIFRLFFENTVGLLQKNEEYQQYDMKNKMLSFYFTFFEVLTTNRSYVLQTLKIDRNPLKNLVQLTTLRESFKNYVSEILTDDYRLEQERFQKFQEKTIQESAWLQLMMTIKFWMEDESAGFEKTDIFIEKSVNASFELMNVAPMNHLIDFGKFLFKEKIHSR from the coding sequence ATGGCGACTAAAAAAAAGGTGATTACCAAAGATGACATCGTTTCAATATACATGGAAGAAGTTTTAGAAAAAGGACAAAAACCAAAATCGGTTTATCATTTTGCCAAAGAAAATGATTTTACTGAAGCTGAGTTTTATTCCTTTTTTGGAACATTAGAGGGTTTAGAAAAAGAAATATTCCGACTGTTTTTTGAAAACACAGTTGGTTTGCTTCAGAAGAATGAGGAATATCAGCAATATGATATGAAAAATAAAATGCTGAGTTTCTATTTTACTTTCTTCGAAGTTTTAACGACAAACAGAAGTTACGTTTTGCAAACCCTTAAAATCGACAGAAATCCACTTAAAAATTTAGTGCAGCTGACTACACTTCGCGAAAGCTTTAAAAATTATGTTTCAGAGATCCTGACAGATGATTACAGATTGGAACAGGAAAGATTTCAGAAGTTTCAGGAAAAAACCATTCAGGAATCGGCCTGGTTACAATTGATGATGACGATTAAATTCTGGATGGAAGACGAATCGGCTGGATTTGAGAAAACAGATATTTTTATAGAAAAGTCGGTTAATGCTTCATTTGAATTGATGAATGTAGCGCCAATGAATCATTTAATAGATTTTGGAAAATTTCTATTTAAAGAAAAAATACACAGCAGATAA
- a CDS encoding TIGR01777 family oxidoreductase produces the protein MAQNVLLTGGSGFIGKHLTDVLLEAGFTVSVLSRSAKESSAAITYYKWDLNKNYIDENAVLNADYIIHLAGEGIVEKRWTNKRKRAILESRVKPIDLILSVLEKNNKKLEAFVSASAVGIYGAVTSHKICTENTPPADDFLGTTCQKWESAVDKIGALEIRTVKIRTGIVFGKNEGFLKKLTPSFKSGFGAVLGTGKQYLPWIHIDDLCSIYLKAIEDPELEGPYNACITDNTTNSRFSKTFAKLFDYTIWLPKIPPFFLKIVLGEMSEAVLTGQRVSSEKIQKTGFEFQFTDLEKTLINCLK, from the coding sequence ATGGCTCAAAATGTTCTATTAACGGGCGGAAGCGGATTCATTGGAAAACATTTAACAGATGTTCTTCTTGAAGCTGGATTTACTGTATCTGTTTTGAGCCGTTCTGCCAAAGAAAGTTCTGCTGCCATAACGTATTACAAATGGGATTTAAATAAAAACTACATTGATGAAAATGCAGTTTTAAATGCCGATTATATTATTCATCTTGCCGGCGAAGGAATTGTAGAAAAAAGATGGACGAATAAACGTAAAAGAGCCATTCTGGAAAGCCGTGTAAAACCAATTGATTTAATTCTTTCGGTATTAGAAAAAAACAATAAAAAACTGGAAGCTTTTGTTTCTGCTTCGGCAGTTGGGATTTATGGCGCTGTTACGAGTCATAAAATCTGTACCGAGAATACACCTCCAGCAGATGATTTTCTGGGTACAACCTGTCAAAAATGGGAAAGCGCCGTGGATAAAATCGGCGCTCTAGAGATTAGAACTGTTAAAATAAGAACTGGAATTGTTTTTGGCAAAAATGAAGGTTTTCTAAAAAAACTAACTCCAAGTTTTAAATCTGGTTTCGGTGCCGTTTTAGGCACGGGAAAACAATACCTTCCCTGGATTCATATTGATGATTTATGTAGTATTTATTTAAAAGCTATCGAAGATCCAGAATTAGAAGGACCATATAACGCCTGCATCACTGACAATACCACGAATTCCAGATTTTCTAAGACATTCGCTAAATTGTTTGACTACACTATTTGGTTACCCAAAATTCCTCCTTTCTTTTTAAAAATAGTTTTAGGTGAAATGAGTGAAGCTGTGTTAACAGGACAAAGAGTTTCTTCTGAAAAAATTCAGAAAACAGGTTTCGAATTTCAGTTTACAGATTTAGAAAAAACATTAATTAACTGCTTAAAATAA
- a CDS encoding YceI family protein gives MKTTTLLFLLLTAFTVLAQDRFFTNTGTVNFEASVPLFEEIKAVNRQVIILLEPKTSTFVCTVMIKDFRFKLDLMQEHFNENYLESNRYPKAVFKGKIEKFDLKDINEIEKKYEIKGKLNMKGKSKEIVVNALIKRVPEGIQVISDFPITVSDFNIKIPSKIASKISQTANTELTGIIHDEEGMYATLK, from the coding sequence ATGAAAACAACTACCTTATTATTTTTACTTTTAACTGCTTTTACTGTACTCGCCCAGGACAGATTTTTTACCAACACGGGAACTGTAAATTTTGAAGCTTCCGTTCCTTTATTTGAAGAGATAAAAGCAGTAAACAGACAGGTTATAATTCTTTTGGAGCCTAAAACCAGCACTTTTGTTTGTACTGTTATGATCAAAGATTTCCGGTTTAAATTAGATTTAATGCAGGAGCATTTTAACGAAAATTATTTAGAAAGCAACCGTTACCCAAAAGCGGTTTTTAAAGGTAAGATCGAAAAATTTGATTTAAAAGATATTAATGAAATCGAAAAGAAATACGAGATTAAAGGAAAACTGAATATGAAAGGCAAGTCGAAAGAAATTGTCGTAAATGCTTTAATCAAAAGAGTTCCCGAAGGAATTCAGGTAATTTCAGATTTTCCGATAACGGTTTCCGATTTCAATATCAAAATCCCAAGCAAAATCGCGTCGAAAATTTCCCAAACCGCCAATACAGAATTGACGGGAATTATTCATGATGAAGAAGGAATGTATGCTACTTTAAAATAA
- a CDS encoding VOC family protein produces the protein MIKFGYTILYVEDVEESVAFYENAFGFHRKFISPDHDYAELNTGATALAFATKSLASQNLADGFIESSLEDKPFAIEIGFIVDNVPEVLQKATSFGAVIVSEPVEKPWGQVVAYARDLNGFLIEICTEVENVV, from the coding sequence ATGATAAAGTTTGGATATACAATATTATACGTTGAAGATGTAGAAGAATCAGTAGCATTTTACGAAAACGCATTTGGGTTTCACAGGAAATTTATAAGTCCTGATCACGATTATGCAGAATTAAATACAGGTGCAACCGCACTGGCATTCGCCACAAAAAGTCTGGCATCTCAAAATCTCGCTGATGGTTTTATAGAAAGCAGTTTAGAAGACAAACCCTTTGCTATAGAAATAGGATTTATTGTAGATAATGTTCCCGAAGTTTTACAAAAAGCCACTTCTTTTGGAGCTGTAATTGTTTCAGAACCGGTAGAAAAACCATGGGGACAAGTTGTTGCTTACGCCAGAGATTTGAACGGTTTTTTGATTGAAATTTGTACAGAAGTTGAAAATGTGGTTTAA
- a CDS encoding acyl-CoA thioesterase, with product MTTDFKPVSSSKISISELMLPSHTNFSGKIHGGYILQLLDQIAFASASKFSGNYCVTASVDTVNFLKPIEVGELVTMKASVNYVGRSSMIVGIRVEAENIQTGAIKHCNSSYFTMVAKDKEGKSVQVPGLILSNLEEVRRFRKAIKHIEVRKEVEEHEKLTNINSIEDLASLEKYNVLLEIS from the coding sequence ATGACTACAGATTTTAAACCCGTTTCTTCATCAAAAATTAGTATATCAGAATTAATGCTTCCTTCGCATACCAATTTTAGCGGTAAAATTCACGGAGGATATATTTTACAATTGTTAGATCAGATTGCATTTGCTTCGGCATCAAAATTTAGTGGTAATTATTGTGTAACGGCTTCGGTTGATACGGTAAATTTCCTGAAACCAATTGAAGTTGGTGAATTGGTAACCATGAAAGCTTCTGTAAATTATGTGGGAAGAAGCTCAATGATTGTTGGAATTCGTGTTGAAGCAGAAAATATTCAAACCGGAGCAATCAAACATTGTAATTCCTCTTATTTTACAATGGTTGCCAAAGACAAAGAAGGAAAAAGTGTCCAGGTGCCGGGATTAATTTTATCCAATCTGGAAGAAGTACGCCGTTTTAGAAAAGCCATCAAACATATTGAAGTTCGCAAAGAAGTAGAAGAACACGAAAAACTGACTAATATCAATTCAATTGAAGATCTGGCGAGTTTAGAAAAGTATAATGTTCTTTTAGAAATCAGTTAA